The following are encoded in a window of Planctomycetia bacterium genomic DNA:
- a CDS encoding ferredoxin family protein: MTHVVCQPCFGCKYTDCVVVCPVECFYEGEQMLYIHPDECIDCEACVPECPVEAIFMEDNVPEEWKDFTALNAELATQCPVITEKKEPLTGS; this comes from the coding sequence ATGACCCACGTCGTCTGCCAGCCCTGCTTTGGCTGTAAGTACACCGACTGCGTCGTGGTTTGCCCAGTCGAATGCTTCTACGAAGGGGAACAGATGTTGTACATCCACCCCGACGAGTGCATCGACTGCGAGGCCTGCGTTCCGGAATGCCCCGTCGAGGCGATCTTCATGGAAGATAACGTTCCGGAAGAGTGGAAGGACTTCACCGCGCTGAACGCCGAACTGGCGACGCAGTGCCCGGTGATCACCGAAAAGAAAGAACCCCTGACCGGTTCTTGA